The proteins below come from a single Drosophila busckii strain San Diego stock center, stock number 13000-0081.31 chromosome X, ASM1175060v1, whole genome shotgun sequence genomic window:
- the LOC108605931 gene encoding trichohyalin: MGDLTTLVDSQDKILERLGDCDKQRVSHMDLLSHRVRCHKIEIFHYDDEVSFTPDEEEEEATGTLLSGGDHTDDEERALQFANELDCLVRRIEQMQLLIRERQQAEQQSLQEQEEEEEAESEDEGEAESEELAVQLPSDLSESAQLEVRNLLHAQHRLQCEIDEMICSYNQTRRLLQSLRTSMCQENHRLRQLSQSIQVHLEWSQQVTAEMGSCKQRYLHLLDKKLAKSEAERVIRAHISKALRRQRQFLSQPQLQFELREFRLELAELMEYAQDLRVEMQRRLKIYEREMRARAAKRSKKTKPVRSCCSNKT, encoded by the coding sequence ATGGGTGATTTGACGACTTTGGTGGATTCGCAAGATAAAATATTGGAGCGTTTGGGCGACTGCGATAAGCAGCGCGTGAGTCACATGGACTTGCTGAGTCATCGTGTGAGATGCCACAAGATTGAAATCTTTCACTATGACGACGAGGTGAGCTTTACGCCCGATGAGGAAGAGGAAGAGGCCACAGGCACGCTGCTGTCCGGCGGGGATCATACGGACGATGAGGAGCGTGCGCTGCAGTTTGCCAATGAGTTGGACTGTCTAGTGCGACGCAttgagcaaatgcaattgttgatCAGAGAGCGTCAACAGGCggagcagcagtcgctgcaaGAGCAAGAGGAAGAGGAAGAAGCTGAGAGCGAGGACGAGGGCGAGGCCGAGTCCGAGGAGCTGGCAGTGCAGCTGCCTAGCGATCTCAGCGAATCGGCGCAGCTTGAGGTGCGAAATCTGCTGCACGCTCAGCATCGCCTGCAATGCGAGATTGATGAAATGATCTGCAGCTATAATCAAACGCGTCGTTTGCTGCAATCGCTGCGCACGTCCATGTGCCAGGAGAATCATCGACTGCGCCAGCTCAGCCAGTCGATCCAAGTGCATCTCGAGTGGTCTCAGCAGGTCACCGCCGAAATGGGCAGCTGCAAGCAGCGCTATCTGCATCTCCTCGACAAGAAGTTGGCCAAGTCCGAGGCCGAGCGCGTCATACGCGCTCACATCTCCAAAGCGCTGCGGCGCCAGCGTCAGTTTCTGTCGCAGCCTCAGCTGCAGTTCGAGCTGCGCGAGTTTCGTCTCGAGCTGGCCGAGCTCATGGAGTACGCGCAGGACTTGCGCGTCGAGATGCAGCGCCGCCTGAAGATCTATGAGCGCGAGATGCGCGCACGCGCCGCCAAACGcagcaagaaaacaaaaccagtgcgcagctgttgctccaacaaaacttaa